In a genomic window of Candidatus Methylomirabilota bacterium:
- a CDS encoding GntR family transcriptional regulator, producing MNGRVPRYHRIAEELRERIQSGDLGPGVRLPNQRRLARDFGVTLMTVRHALELLERDNLIRRQHGLGTFVAAPSIDYDILQLRRLAGELRARGEPVSTRLLSSRFVAADRRVSAALEIGPRARALQIERLRLVDGRPMSLQRSFLPALIGEELLKADLAATPLRQALEFKVGLVIARARESVSAVRLGQREARELGCAVGAPAFESERVSFAVGGQAVVFDRVFIPGDRFRITRELHFEGASA from the coding sequence ATGAACGGGCGGGTGCCGCGGTATCACCGCATCGCCGAGGAGTTGCGCGAGCGGATCCAAAGCGGTGACCTCGGGCCCGGCGTCCGGTTGCCAAATCAGCGCAGGCTCGCGCGGGATTTCGGCGTCACGCTGATGACTGTCCGCCACGCCCTCGAGCTGCTCGAGCGGGACAATCTCATCCGACGGCAGCACGGCCTCGGCACCTTCGTCGCCGCCCCGTCCATCGACTACGACATCCTTCAGCTCCGCCGGTTGGCCGGCGAGCTGCGGGCCCGGGGCGAGCCGGTGAGCACGCGCCTGCTGTCGAGCCGCTTCGTCGCCGCCGACCGGCGGGTGAGCGCGGCGCTCGAGATCGGGCCCCGCGCCCGCGCGCTACAGATCGAGCGGCTGCGGCTCGTGGACGGGCGTCCCATGAGCCTGCAGCGCTCCTTCCTGCCGGCGCTCATCGGCGAAGAGCTCCTCAAGGCAGACCTCGCCGCCACGCCCCTGCGCCAGGCGCTCGAGTTCAAAGTCGGGCTCGTCATCGCGCGCGCCCGCGAGAGCGTCTCCGCGGTGCGTCTGGGGCAGCGCGAGGCGCGCGAGCTGGGCTGCGCTGTCGGCGCCCCGGCGTTCGAGTCCGAGCGCGTCTCGTTCGCGGTGGGCGGCCAGGCGGTCGTCTTCGACCGCGTCTTCATCCCGGGCGATCGGTTCCGGATCACCCGGGAACTCCACTTCGAGGGAGCCTCCGCATGA